CCCGAGGGGCGCGGGAGAGGTTACGGACGCGGCCAAAATGGTTGTCACCCCGGGATTCATCGACGCTCACACCCACATCGGGACTTACTGCGAGGGCTTCCCCGAGAGTATGGCGGACGCCAACGACATGGTGGACCCGGTTGCCCCGCAGCTTCGCATCATGGACGCGATCTACCAGGACGACACGGCATTCGCCGATGCGCTGGCGGGCGGAGTGACATGCGTGCAGACCCTGCCGGGAAGCGGCAATGTGATAGGCGGCCAGGGGGCCGTGATAAAGACCGCCACCTCGCGCAACGGAAGAAAGCTAGTGGTTGAGGAGATGCTTGTTTGCGCGCCCTCGTCCATGAAGTCGGCGCTGGGAGAGAACCCGATCAGGGTCTACAC
The window above is part of the Synergistaceae bacterium genome. Proteins encoded here:
- a CDS encoding amidohydrolase encodes the protein MVVTPGFIDAHTHIGTYCEGFPESMADANDMVDPVAPQLRIMDAIYQDDTAFADALAGGVTCVQTLPGSGNVIGGQGAVIKTATSRNGRKLVVEEMLVCAPSSMKSALGENPIRVYT